One region of Glutamicibacter sp. B1 genomic DNA includes:
- a CDS encoding adenosine deaminase translates to MKLPVAELHIHLEGTLEPEMIMALAAKHSIELPYSSIDGLRAQYEFSSLQSFLDLFYANMMVLRTREDFHEITMAYLQRANDCGVRHVELFFDPQAHVERGMDLRDVISGIREALNEAEENWGISHKLIACFWRHAPASEALDLLRLMITEKHEIDGIGLDSSELGFPPELFIEVFDLARANGLHVVAHAGEEGPADYIWQALDLLKVERVDHGIRCLDDEKLVQRLVAEQMPLTVCPLSNIRLRAVDTMADHPLPSMLEAGLKVSVHSDDPAYFGGYMDANFASLMESFNFSTEQLTQLARNSFESSFIDDAAKQERLAEVEAWANQH, encoded by the coding sequence GTGAAGTTGCCCGTTGCCGAATTACATATCCATCTCGAAGGAACCTTGGAACCCGAGATGATTATGGCGTTGGCTGCCAAGCACTCCATCGAGCTGCCATACAGCTCAATTGACGGGCTTCGAGCACAGTACGAGTTCAGTAGCTTACAGTCCTTCCTTGACCTGTTCTACGCCAACATGATGGTGCTACGCACTCGCGAAGACTTCCACGAAATCACCATGGCCTACCTTCAACGTGCCAACGACTGCGGTGTTCGCCATGTTGAGCTGTTCTTTGATCCCCAGGCGCATGTTGAGCGTGGCATGGACCTGCGTGACGTCATTTCCGGAATTCGTGAGGCATTGAACGAAGCCGAAGAAAACTGGGGAATCTCGCACAAGCTCATCGCTTGCTTCTGGCGACATGCCCCAGCGAGCGAGGCATTGGACCTATTACGCTTGATGATCACCGAGAAGCACGAAATCGACGGTATCGGTCTAGATTCCTCCGAGCTAGGTTTCCCACCGGAACTCTTTATCGAGGTATTCGACCTCGCCCGAGCCAATGGCCTGCATGTTGTCGCCCACGCCGGCGAAGAAGGTCCAGCTGACTACATTTGGCAAGCGCTAGATCTGCTGAAAGTTGAACGAGTAGATCATGGCATCCGTTGCTTGGATGATGAAAAGCTGGTGCAACGACTTGTTGCAGAACAGATGCCACTGACGGTCTGCCCGCTATCAAATATCCGTCTGCGCGCTGTCGATACGATGGCAGATCACCCATTGCCGTCCATGCTCGAAGCAGGCCTGAAAGTTTCAGTCCATTCAGATGATCCCGCCTACTTCGGTGGCTACATGGATGCCAACTTTGCTTCCCTCATGGAGTCGTTCAATTTCAGCACCGAGCAACTGACCCAATTGGCTCGAAACTCTTTTGAATCTTCATTCATTGACGACGCTGCAAAGCAAGAACGTCTGGCCGAAGTAGAAGCTTGGGCTAACCAGCACTAA
- a CDS encoding MFS transporter: MSSALPTSGTTIVQELPFKWKVQGAIFIIGGLGFMFDAWDVTLNGALIPLVAEEWGLDRPTAALLGTSNLVGMALGAFLWGGIADRFGRKNAFSLTLLMFAVFTVLGALSPNFGFFVAFRFLAGVGLGGCIPVDYALVGEFTPAKLRGRVLTAMDGWWPVGAALSFFVSGWVMATADNWRLILAVMILPALMVFLIRRNVPESPLYLAAKGRETEARAVIDQLVERTGAPVRDYVIEQPTAERPARWWEQVVALGRYSWKITATSWLLFVTVLLVYYLALTWLPSILTEAGMAQSASFFATAVMALMGLVGVVLAALLVERVGRKWLLAISAPLSGIVLILVALNLQIPSAAVGWVLVFGVIVQVAIPVLYAYVSELYPTELRASGFGWASTMSRFAAGFGPLLFAALWPVVGLPALFTGATILVIIAMIFMAKFAPETKGQELG, translated from the coding sequence GTGTCTTCTGCACTCCCGACCTCGGGCACGACCATCGTGCAAGAACTTCCGTTTAAGTGGAAAGTTCAAGGCGCCATCTTCATCATCGGTGGACTGGGGTTCATGTTTGATGCCTGGGATGTGACCCTCAATGGGGCTTTGATCCCGCTAGTCGCCGAAGAATGGGGACTAGATCGCCCCACCGCAGCACTACTTGGCACCTCAAACTTGGTCGGCATGGCCCTGGGCGCTTTCCTCTGGGGTGGCATTGCCGATCGCTTCGGACGTAAGAACGCCTTTAGCCTGACCCTGCTGATGTTCGCAGTTTTCACCGTTTTGGGTGCGCTATCGCCCAACTTCGGATTCTTTGTTGCTTTCCGTTTTCTTGCCGGTGTCGGCTTGGGCGGATGCATTCCGGTGGACTATGCACTGGTCGGTGAATTTACCCCGGCGAAACTCCGTGGCCGGGTCCTGACCGCCATGGACGGATGGTGGCCCGTTGGCGCTGCGCTGTCCTTCTTCGTTTCGGGCTGGGTGATGGCCACAGCCGATAACTGGCGGCTGATCCTGGCTGTGATGATCCTGCCAGCATTGATGGTGTTTTTAATCCGTCGCAACGTTCCCGAGTCCCCTTTGTATTTAGCGGCCAAGGGTCGAGAAACCGAAGCGCGAGCCGTCATAGATCAGCTGGTGGAACGCACCGGTGCCCCGGTACGGGACTATGTCATTGAACAGCCCACCGCTGAACGCCCTGCACGCTGGTGGGAACAGGTGGTGGCACTGGGGCGCTACTCATGGAAGATCACCGCGACAAGCTGGCTGCTATTTGTCACCGTCTTGCTGGTGTACTACCTGGCGCTCACGTGGCTCCCATCCATCCTGACCGAGGCCGGCATGGCCCAATCGGCATCCTTCTTTGCCACTGCAGTCATGGCCTTGATGGGGCTGGTGGGAGTGGTACTGGCTGCGTTATTGGTAGAACGAGTTGGACGCAAATGGCTGTTGGCGATTTCCGCCCCACTTTCAGGAATTGTGTTGATCCTGGTAGCCCTGAATCTGCAGATTCCATCGGCAGCCGTGGGCTGGGTCTTGGTGTTCGGCGTGATCGTTCAGGTGGCAATCCCAGTGTTGTACGCCTACGTCTCAGAGTTGTACCCGACCGAATTACGCGCCAGCGGATTCGGGTGGGCCTCCACCATGTCGCGGTTCGCCGCCGGCTTTGGACCACTACTCTTCGCCGCGCTGTGGCCAGTGGTTGGCCTCCCAGCACTGTTTACCGGGGCTACGATTCTGGTGATCATAGCCATGATCTTCATGGCTAAATTTGCTCCTGAAACCAAGGGTCAGGAACTGGGCTAG
- a CDS encoding TetR/AcrR family transcriptional regulator, which yields MRSDALRRRETILCTARELFAQHGANIAMDLIAERSNVGIGTLYRNFASRTELVEEVTVSTLQEILNASTAAEARLNEDHDAWTEYLENLVGLNIGALSEALGAALPMTLSDRVLGIQRECAQAVSRVLELAKLHELVREDLNGVELVTAIGAVTRPLPRAFRDQAPHLQSRLVQLMLDGFKPHAMAVSA from the coding sequence ATGCGCTCAGATGCATTGCGACGACGTGAGACGATTCTGTGTACAGCGCGCGAACTCTTCGCACAGCATGGTGCCAACATTGCGATGGATCTTATTGCAGAGCGAAGCAATGTAGGTATCGGAACCCTGTACCGTAACTTCGCTTCCCGCACGGAGCTGGTTGAAGAAGTGACCGTCTCGACCTTGCAAGAAATCTTGAACGCATCAACGGCAGCTGAAGCTCGGTTGAACGAAGACCATGATGCATGGACCGAGTATCTGGAGAACCTCGTCGGTTTAAACATCGGAGCGCTGAGTGAAGCGCTGGGCGCTGCTTTACCCATGACGCTGAGCGATCGGGTGCTGGGCATTCAACGTGAATGTGCCCAAGCGGTGAGCCGAGTTCTCGAATTGGCCAAACTCCACGAACTGGTACGTGAAGACCTGAACGGTGTTGAGCTGGTGACCGCTATTGGAGCTGTCACTCGTCCCTTGCCCCGTGCCTTTAGAGACCAAGCTCCGCATCTTCAATCACGGTTGGTGCAACTGATGCTGGACGGGTTCAAGCCTCATGCCATGGCGGTCAGTGCCTAG
- the purH gene encoding bifunctional phosphoribosylaminoimidazolecarboxamide formyltransferase/IMP cyclohydrolase, with protein MSKTVLDKVAIRRALISVYDKTGLEELAAGLHAAGVQLVSTGSTAKKIAAAGIPVTEVEQVTGSPEMLDGRVKTLHPRIHGGILADRRVAEHMDTLSSMDIEQIDLVVVNLYPFVQTVASGAAQDEVVEQIDIGGPAMVRSAAKNHAAVSIVVDPAFYPQVISAAADGGFDLKTRQRLAAKAYAHTAAYDTAVASWTASQFLDEDGDGVIDWPAYAGVALQRSAVLRYGENPHQQAALYVDEAAPAGIAQADQLHGKPMSYNNYVDADAALRAAFDFEKPAVAVVKHANPCGVAVASDDAADPIADAHRKAHATDPVSAFGGVIAANRTVTKEMAETVKGIFTEVVIAPDFEAEAVEILSAKKNIRLLALPEGYSRNKNEFRQVSGGMLVQAGDKIDADGDNPENWTLAAGEAADAATLADLEFAWSAVRAAKSNAILLAKNGAATGIGMGQVNRLDSCKLAVERANTLGVKVDSGADAAGGAENADGAASEQRAVGSVAASDAFFPFADGLQILIDAGVKAVVQPGGSVRDEEVIAAANEAGITMYFTGARHFFH; from the coding sequence GTGAGTAAGACCGTCCTGGACAAAGTCGCTATCCGCCGCGCACTGATTTCCGTCTACGACAAGACCGGCTTGGAGGAGTTGGCCGCCGGACTGCACGCTGCAGGCGTTCAGCTGGTCTCCACCGGATCCACCGCCAAGAAGATCGCAGCGGCAGGTATCCCTGTGACCGAAGTTGAGCAGGTGACCGGTTCCCCTGAAATGCTTGATGGTCGTGTGAAGACCTTGCACCCACGGATCCACGGTGGCATCCTTGCAGACCGTCGCGTTGCTGAGCACATGGACACCCTGTCCTCCATGGACATCGAGCAGATCGACCTGGTGGTCGTGAACCTGTACCCCTTCGTGCAGACTGTTGCCTCGGGTGCAGCCCAGGATGAAGTGGTTGAGCAGATCGACATTGGCGGTCCAGCCATGGTTCGTTCGGCCGCTAAGAACCATGCTGCAGTCTCCATTGTGGTTGACCCAGCTTTCTACCCACAGGTGATCTCGGCAGCGGCCGACGGTGGCTTCGATCTGAAGACCCGCCAGCGTCTAGCAGCTAAGGCTTACGCACACACCGCAGCCTATGACACGGCAGTTGCTTCGTGGACCGCCAGCCAGTTCCTGGATGAAGATGGCGACGGCGTTATCGACTGGCCAGCCTACGCAGGTGTTGCACTGCAGCGCTCGGCAGTACTGCGCTATGGCGAGAACCCACACCAGCAGGCAGCACTCTACGTGGACGAAGCTGCCCCAGCCGGTATCGCCCAGGCTGATCAGCTGCACGGTAAGCCAATGAGCTACAACAACTACGTTGATGCTGATGCCGCACTGCGCGCAGCCTTTGACTTCGAGAAGCCAGCCGTGGCTGTGGTCAAGCACGCTAACCCATGTGGTGTTGCTGTTGCTTCCGATGATGCAGCTGATCCAATTGCTGATGCACACCGCAAGGCACACGCCACCGACCCAGTGTCCGCTTTTGGTGGCGTGATTGCCGCTAACCGTACGGTGACCAAGGAAATGGCCGAGACCGTCAAAGGTATCTTCACCGAGGTAGTCATTGCCCCTGACTTCGAAGCCGAAGCCGTAGAGATCCTTTCCGCGAAGAAGAACATTCGCTTGCTGGCACTGCCAGAGGGCTACAGCCGGAACAAGAATGAATTCCGTCAGGTTTCCGGTGGCATGCTGGTTCAGGCCGGCGACAAGATTGATGCTGACGGGGACAATCCAGAAAACTGGACCTTGGCCGCCGGTGAGGCAGCCGATGCTGCAACCCTGGCTGATCTTGAATTCGCTTGGAGCGCGGTCCGTGCAGCGAAGTCCAACGCCATCTTGCTGGCCAAGAACGGTGCTGCCACCGGTATTGGTATGGGTCAGGTCAACCGCCTCGACTCCTGCAAGCTAGCTGTTGAGCGTGCCAACACCTTGGGTGTGAAGGTTGACTCCGGTGCAGATGCTGCCGGTGGAGCCGAGAATGCTGACGGCGCTGCTTCCGAGCAGCGTGCAGTGGGCTCCGTGGCTGCTTCGGATGCGTTCTTCCCGTTCGCTGATGGTCTGCAGATCCTGATCGACGCTGGCGTAAAGGCTGTTGTGCAGCCAGGTGGTTCGGTCCGCGATGAGGAAGTTATTGCGGCTGCGAACGAAGCTGGTATCACCATGTACTTCACTGGTGCACGCCACTTCTTCCACTAA
- a CDS encoding carboxyltransferase domain-containing protein codes for MSIRAIHRAGSHDLLIDLDSLDAVLALNAALEASPLPGQRDLLAAAQTVFLKFSSSQEAKAAMATLPDLEVASADRSAGKLVEIPVHYDGEDLEALAKLTGLSVEAVINVHTSQTWRAVFGGFAPGFAYLLGENQKLNVPRRDTPRTKVPSGAVALAGDYSAVYPRQSPGGWQLIGHTDLQMWDLDRENPALIRPQDTVQFIATTQKLSVSQQADAPVDTGITEPTSGLKVIDAGLQSLLQDAGRIGYGNLGVGAAGAADPKAYRQANSLVGNALDHAVIENLGSIITLEASEDQVLAHSGAQAKLFITPAKDDPVRTTRQVLSNTPFALLNGERLSVEPDGQGMRSYLAVRGEIALPPVLGSLSTDTLSSVGPDPLTSGSFIPVKSPKIGHIVGNPQPSTLVVPDDDGVYQLRVIAGPRTEWFGQQGLDHLTGQLWDVTSESNRVGIRLATEGTPLERVLTGELASEGVARGSLQVPPSGLPVLFLADHPVTGGYPVIATVLAEDLSVAAQLPPGSRIRFVLQSPAALTAK; via the coding sequence GTGAGCATCCGCGCCATACACCGGGCCGGTTCTCATGATCTGCTCATTGACCTCGACTCGCTTGATGCGGTGCTGGCGCTCAATGCCGCGTTGGAAGCTTCTCCACTACCCGGTCAACGTGACCTACTCGCTGCTGCGCAGACAGTTTTCCTGAAATTCAGCTCATCACAAGAAGCTAAAGCAGCCATGGCCACGCTGCCAGATCTCGAAGTTGCTTCTGCAGATCGCAGCGCGGGCAAGCTGGTGGAAATTCCGGTGCACTACGACGGTGAAGACCTAGAGGCCTTAGCAAAGCTCACCGGGCTAAGCGTCGAAGCCGTCATCAACGTGCACACGTCCCAAACATGGCGAGCAGTGTTCGGCGGGTTCGCCCCAGGCTTCGCCTACCTACTGGGCGAGAACCAGAAACTGAACGTCCCCCGTCGAGATACCCCACGAACCAAGGTGCCCTCAGGTGCCGTGGCATTAGCTGGCGACTACTCTGCGGTTTATCCCCGCCAGTCCCCTGGTGGCTGGCAGCTGATTGGCCACACCGATCTGCAGATGTGGGATCTAGACCGCGAGAATCCGGCACTGATCCGCCCACAGGATACTGTCCAGTTCATTGCGACCACGCAGAAGCTGAGCGTTAGTCAGCAAGCCGATGCACCAGTAGACACCGGCATCACTGAACCAACCAGCGGCCTCAAAGTGATCGATGCTGGCCTGCAATCCCTATTACAAGATGCCGGACGCATTGGCTACGGAAACCTTGGGGTTGGGGCCGCCGGAGCAGCGGATCCAAAAGCATACCGTCAAGCTAATTCATTGGTAGGCAATGCTTTAGACCACGCGGTCATTGAAAACCTGGGCAGTATCATCACCCTGGAAGCCAGTGAAGACCAAGTACTGGCGCATTCAGGGGCACAGGCCAAACTCTTCATTACCCCGGCCAAGGATGATCCGGTGCGCACCACCCGACAGGTTCTGAGCAATACGCCCTTTGCCCTGCTTAACGGCGAGCGCTTGAGTGTAGAGCCCGATGGCCAAGGGATGCGCAGTTATCTCGCTGTTCGTGGCGAGATCGCTCTGCCACCGGTACTGGGTTCACTGTCGACAGATACCCTATCCTCGGTGGGGCCGGATCCGCTGACCTCGGGGTCTTTCATTCCGGTCAAATCCCCAAAGATCGGGCACATTGTGGGTAACCCGCAGCCCAGCACACTGGTGGTTCCCGATGATGACGGCGTGTATCAGCTCAGGGTGATTGCCGGTCCGCGCACCGAATGGTTCGGCCAGCAAGGCCTAGACCACCTGACCGGTCAGCTCTGGGATGTCACCAGTGAGTCGAATCGTGTGGGTATCCGCTTAGCAACCGAGGGAACACCACTAGAACGTGTGCTCACCGGGGAGCTGGCCAGTGAGGGCGTCGCGAGAGGCTCCTTGCAGGTTCCACCTTCTGGCTTACCGGTACTCTTCCTTGCGGATCATCCGGTCACCGGTGGTTATCCGGTGATTGCCACAGTTCTCGCTGAAGATCTCAGCGTCGCAGCCCAGCTTCCGCCGGGGAGCAGGATCCGTTTTGTTCTCCAGTCCCCCGCCGCTTTGACGGCCAAGTAA
- a CDS encoding putative hydro-lyase, with the protein MNNLKDLNLDQRAALSPKEAREYFRKGQVLPTAGISAGYAQANLMIVPQELAFDVLLFAQRNPKSCPVLGVLEAGEVSSELFAGGDIRTDVPQYMVYENGVKVAEPTDLSEYWRDDLVTFIIGCSFTFESALIDSGISVAHIEQGVNVPMYKTTLRSKTAGKMSGPMVVSMRPIPASQVADAVRITSRYPAVHGAPVHIGNPEELGITDLSKPDFGDAVDIQEGAVPVFWACGVTPQAAVMESKPTLAIGHAPGHMLITDIKDSQYQVP; encoded by the coding sequence ATGAACAACCTCAAAGATCTGAACCTAGACCAGCGCGCCGCATTATCCCCGAAGGAAGCACGAGAGTACTTCCGTAAAGGCCAGGTGCTTCCAACCGCCGGTATTAGCGCTGGATACGCGCAAGCAAATTTGATGATCGTGCCACAAGAGCTGGCTTTCGACGTCTTGCTATTTGCGCAGCGTAACCCCAAGTCTTGTCCGGTGTTGGGCGTGCTCGAAGCCGGGGAAGTATCCAGTGAGCTATTTGCCGGTGGAGATATCCGAACCGATGTGCCACAGTACATGGTTTACGAAAACGGCGTGAAAGTTGCTGAACCGACTGACCTGAGCGAGTACTGGCGCGATGACCTGGTCACCTTCATCATCGGCTGTTCGTTCACTTTTGAGTCGGCCTTGATCGATAGTGGGATCTCCGTCGCCCACATTGAGCAGGGTGTGAACGTACCCATGTATAAGACGACCCTTAGGTCCAAAACTGCCGGGAAAATGTCTGGACCTATGGTTGTTTCAATGCGACCTATTCCGGCTTCACAAGTTGCTGATGCAGTCCGGATTACCTCCAGATATCCTGCAGTGCACGGAGCACCGGTACATATTGGTAACCCCGAAGAACTAGGCATCACGGATCTTTCAAAACCAGATTTTGGTGATGCCGTTGACATCCAGGAAGGCGCTGTTCCAGTGTTCTGGGCCTGTGGGGTCACACCACAAGCGGCCGTCATGGAGTCGAAGCCAACCTTAGCTATCGGACATGCGCCGGGGCACATGCTGATTACTGATATCAAAGATTCTCAATACCAAGTGCCATAA
- a CDS encoding NRAMP family divalent metal transporter, with amino-acid sequence MALPESKTEMSPKARRAALLGAMFLMATSAIGPGFITQTTEFTVQIGAAFAFAIVVSILVDIAVQLNVWRVIGVTGMRAQELGNKVLPGVGWFLAVLVFIGGMVFNIGNIAGTGLGVNAMLGADAKIGGAISAVIAILIFLSKKAGMALDRIVVLLGAIMILLMLYVAIVAAPPVGDALRNVVLPEKIDFLIITTLIGGTVGGYITYAGAHRMIDSGTSGIEHIKSISNTSVLAIIVTGVMRVLLFLAILGVVAGGVVLASDNKAAEAFGHAAGDIGIRAFGIILWAAALTSVIGAAYTSVSFITKQTTSERTRNLITVAFIAVCGVIYLLLGKAPATLLIFAGAFNGLILPVGFAVLLWVAWRRRDLMGGYKYPKFLLTVGVLAWLLSVFLGWNSLTGLAALWQA; translated from the coding sequence ATGGCACTTCCTGAGTCAAAGACTGAAATGAGCCCCAAGGCTCGGCGCGCGGCCCTGTTAGGGGCCATGTTCCTGATGGCCACCAGCGCCATCGGTCCCGGGTTCATTACCCAGACCACTGAGTTCACCGTACAAATCGGTGCGGCTTTCGCTTTTGCCATTGTCGTTTCGATCCTGGTTGATATCGCAGTACAGCTCAATGTTTGGCGCGTTATCGGTGTCACGGGAATGCGTGCCCAAGAACTAGGAAATAAAGTTCTGCCCGGCGTTGGATGGTTCCTCGCGGTCCTCGTCTTCATCGGCGGCATGGTCTTCAACATCGGCAACATCGCCGGTACCGGACTTGGCGTGAACGCCATGCTCGGTGCGGACGCCAAGATCGGCGGAGCGATCTCCGCCGTGATTGCGATCTTAATCTTCTTGTCCAAGAAAGCCGGAATGGCCCTAGACCGCATTGTGGTCCTGCTTGGTGCCATCATGATCCTGCTGATGCTCTACGTAGCCATCGTCGCAGCACCGCCAGTAGGTGACGCGTTGCGCAATGTTGTCCTGCCCGAGAAGATTGACTTCCTGATCATTACCACCCTGATCGGTGGCACCGTGGGTGGCTACATCACCTACGCTGGCGCACACCGCATGATCGATTCGGGCACCAGCGGCATCGAGCACATCAAATCAATTTCCAACACCTCGGTCTTGGCCATCATTGTCACCGGCGTGATGCGCGTGCTTTTGTTCTTGGCGATCCTCGGCGTTGTGGCCGGCGGCGTAGTTTTGGCCAGTGATAATAAAGCTGCCGAAGCCTTCGGACATGCAGCAGGAGACATTGGAATCCGTGCCTTTGGCATCATTCTCTGGGCTGCTGCATTGACCAGCGTTATCGGTGCCGCCTACACCTCGGTTTCCTTTATCACCAAGCAGACCACCTCTGAACGTACCCGCAATCTCATTACCGTTGCTTTCATCGCGGTCTGCGGTGTTATCTACCTGCTACTCGGCAAGGCACCAGCCACTCTGCTGATTTTCGCTGGCGCATTCAACGGCCTGATTCTGCCAGTTGGCTTCGCGGTCCTGCTGTGGGTAGCTTGGCGTCGACGTGACCTCATGGGCGGTTACAAGTACCCGAAGTTCCTCCTCACTGTCGGTGTACTGGCATGGTTGCTCAGCGTGTTCCTCGGATGGAACTCATTGACCGGTCTCGCTGCACTCTGGCAGGCCTAA
- a CDS encoding GntR family transcriptional regulator: MNSSSSFSALPSRAPHAHTSVWAADLLRSRIAEGELLPGDKLSEQSLAESLGLSRNTLRESFTLLDSELIITRIPNRGVFVASPDADDVREIYAVRRTIEPACLAWGPELDLAELGKIIVEARAALEDADIPRMASANQAFHQQLVRSSDSTLVQELMGRVLARMRLVFHAMSDAPDFHSHYVEQNAQLVQLLSEGKRDEAAAALRGYLDTAEAELLEHIKAAAE, from the coding sequence ATGAACTCCAGCAGCAGCTTTTCGGCACTTCCGAGCAGAGCACCCCATGCGCATACCAGCGTGTGGGCTGCGGATCTTTTGCGTTCTCGCATTGCCGAAGGTGAACTGTTGCCTGGAGACAAGCTCTCAGAGCAGTCCCTAGCGGAGTCGTTAGGGCTTTCGCGCAATACCTTGCGCGAAAGCTTCACCCTGTTGGACAGTGAACTGATCATCACGAGAATCCCCAACCGTGGGGTTTTTGTCGCGTCACCGGATGCTGATGATGTGCGTGAAATTTATGCGGTGAGACGCACGATTGAGCCTGCTTGTTTGGCTTGGGGCCCGGAACTGGACCTGGCGGAACTGGGCAAAATCATCGTTGAAGCTCGCGCTGCCCTTGAGGATGCAGATATCCCCCGGATGGCCAGCGCTAATCAGGCGTTCCATCAACAGCTGGTTCGTTCTTCTGATAGCACTTTGGTTCAAGAACTTATGGGACGAGTGCTGGCTCGCATGCGCTTGGTCTTCCACGCGATGAGTGATGCCCCAGATTTTCACTCTCACTATGTGGAGCAAAATGCCCAGCTGGTTCAGTTGCTGAGCGAAGGTAAGCGGGATGAAGCAGCCGCTGCCTTGCGTGGCTATTTGGATACCGCGGAGGCTGAGCTGTTGGAGCACATTAAGGCAGCCGCGGAATAA
- a CDS encoding acetyl/propionyl/methylcrotonyl-CoA carboxylase subunit alpha: protein MKKVLIANRGEIAVRIARAATDANISSVAIYSDPDADALHVRRADEAYPLHGSTGADTYLNIEKIIEIAQRSGADAVHPGYGFLSENANFAQAVIDAGMKWIGPSPQAIEDLGNKVTARQIAVRAGAPLAPGTDGPAENAAEVRAFAEEYGVPVAIKAAFGGGGRGIKIAYSLDEITEAFESATREATVAFGRGECFVERFLSKPRHVEAQVLADSHGNVIVVGTRDCSLQRRHQKLVEEAPAPFLSDEQRTRIHESAKAICKEAGYVGAGTVEYLVAQDGLISFLEVNTRLQVEHPITEETAGVDLVAEQFRIADGLPLSLTEDPAPQGHAFEFRINAEDPARGFLPSPGTVERFEAPTGAGVRIDSGVRSGSVIPPFYDSMIAKLIVHGADRAQALRRARLALDEITIAGVPTVLPFHRAVLENEDFNGEELKVYTTWIEDEFLNEVQASDQIDLDQPDTSRETITIELDGKAVQLGLPAALTNALRNPSGAGAATSAQADEAADTDEAAVLSPMDGNLVRFAVEDGEQVSKGQTVAVVEAMKMESAVVAHRDGVFTKAELEVGATVRRSDTLGSIQ from the coding sequence ATGAAAAAGGTACTCATCGCCAACCGTGGCGAAATCGCAGTCCGTATTGCTCGGGCCGCCACTGATGCAAACATTTCTTCGGTAGCTATTTACTCTGACCCGGATGCCGATGCACTGCATGTGCGCCGTGCCGACGAGGCTTACCCACTGCACGGGTCCACCGGTGCGGACACCTATCTGAATATTGAAAAGATCATTGAGATCGCCCAACGCTCTGGGGCGGATGCAGTTCACCCGGGTTATGGTTTCCTCTCGGAGAACGCCAACTTCGCCCAGGCGGTCATTGATGCGGGCATGAAGTGGATTGGCCCTTCGCCGCAGGCCATTGAAGATTTGGGTAATAAGGTCACTGCGCGGCAGATTGCGGTGCGCGCTGGTGCACCGTTGGCTCCGGGCACCGATGGTCCGGCTGAAAATGCTGCCGAGGTTCGTGCCTTCGCTGAAGAGTACGGTGTACCCGTCGCCATTAAGGCTGCCTTTGGTGGTGGCGGCCGAGGCATCAAGATCGCGTATTCATTAGATGAGATCACCGAGGCCTTCGAATCGGCCACTCGTGAAGCCACCGTGGCCTTTGGCCGTGGTGAATGCTTTGTGGAGCGTTTCCTCTCCAAGCCACGACACGTCGAAGCTCAGGTACTGGCCGATAGCCACGGCAACGTGATCGTTGTTGGCACCCGTGATTGCTCTCTGCAGCGTCGACACCAGAAACTGGTGGAAGAAGCCCCGGCGCCTTTCCTCAGCGATGAACAGCGGACCCGCATTCATGAGTCGGCCAAGGCAATCTGCAAAGAGGCAGGTTACGTGGGGGCTGGCACCGTCGAGTACCTGGTGGCCCAGGATGGACTGATTTCCTTCTTGGAGGTCAATACCCGGTTGCAGGTGGAACACCCGATCACCGAAGAGACTGCCGGCGTGGATCTGGTCGCTGAACAGTTCCGCATCGCAGATGGACTGCCACTGTCGTTGACAGAAGACCCAGCACCGCAGGGGCACGCCTTTGAATTCCGTATCAATGCTGAAGACCCAGCCCGTGGCTTCCTTCCTTCTCCGGGAACGGTAGAACGCTTCGAGGCTCCTACCGGTGCCGGGGTGCGTATTGATTCTGGCGTTCGAAGCGGTTCGGTCATCCCGCCGTTCTACGATTCAATGATTGCCAAGCTAATTGTGCACGGGGCTGACCGTGCCCAAGCCCTGCGTCGTGCACGCTTGGCCTTGGACGAAATCACCATCGCTGGTGTCCCCACCGTCCTACCCTTCCACCGTGCGGTCCTGGAAAACGAAGACTTTAACGGTGAAGAGTTGAAGGTCTACACCACGTGGATTGAAGATGAGTTCCTCAACGAGGTTCAGGCCAGTGATCAGATTGATCTTGACCAGCCTGATACCAGTCGGGAAACCATCACCATTGAACTTGATGGCAAGGCCGTGCAGCTTGGATTGCCAGCTGCCCTGACCAATGCTTTGCGCAACCCCTCGGGTGCAGGCGCGGCCACTTCAGCTCAAGCCGACGAAGCGGCAGATACGGATGAGGCTGCGGTGCTCAGCCCCATGGATGGCAACCTTGTCCGGTTTGCTGTTGAAGATGGCGAGCAAGTATCCAAGGGACAGACTGTCGCTGTAGTTGAAGCCATGAAGATGGAGTCTGCTGTGGTGGCTCATCGCGATGGTGTTTTCACGAAGGCAGAACTTGAGGTTGGGGCCACGGTTCGTCGTTCCGATACATTGGGTAGCATCCAGTAA